From a region of the Sporosarcina ureilytica genome:
- a CDS encoding YwdI family protein gives MISYNRVFEEMERQITNAKHADNPSDMREALAAIRSLTEVALGGNNENHDKMVTKQIATPQAQPVQSLSSLEAAPLEEDGANGSSLFDF, from the coding sequence ATGATTTCCTATAATCGAGTGTTTGAGGAGATGGAACGTCAAATAACGAATGCAAAACATGCTGATAATCCGAGTGATATGCGTGAAGCACTTGCTGCGATTCGTTCATTAACTGAAGTGGCACTTGGCGGAAATAACGAAAATCATGATAAAATGGTCACAAAACAAATTGCAACGCCACAAGCTCAGCCAGTGCAATCGTTAAGTTCGCTTGAGGCCGCGCCGCTTGAAGAAGACGGTGCAAATGGAAGTTCGCTGTTCGATTTTTAG
- a CDS encoding DUF4230 domain-containing protein, with the protein MRDKEKIDEIERLLKELKAGEDEAAVTVEETRERSKRPSNFWRVGKLFLPLWKKSYLFTAALVLLLVIALPIATFYFIKNGSTFMEEKGAFLERVQNLNELATAEAYTKVIIERQDNAVFGQSIGLNLPGTKRQLLVVIPGSVKAGVHLGQLSKKDIVIDEKEKTATLTLPPAKFLGGAEIYFDEVEVFSYEGLFREKANIKEAYELAEEAKRLIIEETTGQGVLKMAERNAEKTLKEMFSLAGYDVTIQFKE; encoded by the coding sequence ATGCGAGATAAAGAGAAAATTGACGAAATTGAACGTTTATTGAAAGAGTTGAAAGCAGGCGAAGATGAAGCGGCTGTCACGGTGGAAGAAACTAGGGAACGTTCGAAACGTCCTTCGAATTTTTGGCGTGTAGGCAAGCTGTTCTTACCACTATGGAAAAAGTCATATCTCTTCACTGCTGCATTAGTTTTACTATTGGTCATTGCGTTGCCAATTGCGACGTTTTATTTTATAAAAAATGGTAGTACGTTTATGGAAGAAAAAGGGGCTTTTCTAGAAAGGGTTCAAAATTTAAATGAACTGGCGACTGCCGAAGCTTATACAAAAGTGATTATTGAAAGACAAGATAATGCGGTATTCGGTCAAAGTATCGGGCTGAATTTGCCCGGGACGAAGCGTCAATTGCTCGTCGTCATTCCTGGCTCAGTTAAAGCGGGTGTTCATTTAGGTCAGTTGAGCAAAAAGGATATTGTGATTGATGAAAAAGAGAAAACGGCAACGTTGACATTGCCACCAGCTAAGTTTTTAGGTGGGGCAGAGATTTATTTTGATGAAGTTGAGGTTTTTTCTTATGAAGGTTTATTTAGAGAAAAGGCCAATATTAAAGAAGCATATGAACTTGCTGAGGAAGCAAAACGGTTAATTATAGAAGAAACGACTGGACAAGGTGTGCTTAAAATGGCTGAGCGGAATGCTGAAAAGACACTAAAGGAAATGTTTTCTTTGGCGGGGTACGATGTGACAATCCAATTTAAGGAGTGA
- a CDS encoding DUF423 domain-containing protein, whose protein sequence is MPFFIVAGAVNAAIAVMLGAFGAHGLKDKLSERYLAIWETAVQYQMFHALGLLAIGILASSSIWGASPQLNWAGYLLLAGIIIFSGSLYALSLSGVGVLGAITPIGGVLFIAGWILLIIAAVKG, encoded by the coding sequence ATGCCATTTTTTATTGTTGCTGGCGCGGTCAATGCAGCCATTGCTGTTATGCTCGGTGCATTCGGTGCGCACGGATTAAAGGACAAACTGTCGGAGAGATATTTGGCGATTTGGGAAACGGCCGTACAATATCAAATGTTTCATGCGCTTGGCTTATTAGCGATTGGGATTTTAGCGAGTAGTTCGATTTGGGGAGCAAGTCCGCAACTGAATTGGGCAGGTTATTTACTGCTTGCGGGCATCATCATCTTTTCGGGAAGTTTATATGCGTTAAGTCTGTCAGGAGTTGGCGTGCTTGGTGCCATTACCCCAATTGGCGGGGTGTTATTTATTGCCGGTTGGATTTTGTTAATCATTGCTGCGGTAAAAGGATGA
- a CDS encoding uracil-DNA glycosylase, with product MQRNIFKNDWDMLLQAEFEQPYYRKLRQFLKEEYAEESVFPPRDDIWTAFKLTPFNQVKVVILGQDPYHGPGQAHGLSFSVNADVRIPPSLRNMFKELASDMNCEAPTMGTLTGWAKQGVLMLNTVLTVRKGEAHSHRRQGWEQFTDAVIRQLSAREKPVVFILWGRPAQEKKKLIDLSKHAVVESVHPSPLSAHRGFFGSQPYSKTNQLLTAWGEQPINWCQTSDVL from the coding sequence GTGCAAAGGAATATATTTAAAAATGATTGGGACATGTTACTTCAAGCTGAATTTGAACAGCCTTATTATCGAAAGTTAAGACAGTTTTTGAAGGAAGAGTATGCGGAAGAATCTGTGTTTCCGCCGAGAGATGACATATGGACTGCTTTTAAATTAACACCTTTTAATCAAGTGAAAGTTGTCATACTCGGACAAGATCCATACCATGGTCCGGGACAAGCGCATGGATTAAGTTTTTCCGTTAATGCAGACGTTCGAATTCCACCAAGTTTACGCAATATGTTTAAAGAATTGGCGTCTGATATGAATTGCGAAGCGCCAACGATGGGGACGTTAACTGGTTGGGCAAAACAAGGTGTGCTAATGTTAAATACGGTTTTGACTGTTCGTAAAGGGGAGGCGCATTCTCACCGGAGACAAGGGTGGGAACAGTTTACGGACGCAGTGATTCGACAGTTGTCAGCAAGGGAAAAGCCAGTTGTTTTTATTTTATGGGGGAGACCGGCCCAAGAGAAGAAGAAATTAATCGACCTATCTAAACATGCCGTTGTGGAGTCAGTTCATCCGAGTCCTTTAAGTGCACATCGGGGATTTTTTGGGAGTCAACCGTATTCAAAAACAAATCAACTGTTAACAGCTTGGGGTGAACAGCCAATTAATTGGTGTCAAACAAGTGACGTTCTGTAA
- a CDS encoding cell wall hydrolase — translation MAVIAYNQAEIELLARLMRAEAEGDGQLGMLMVGNVGVNRVLGDCLDFKDIRSLEQMVFQRPGGFEATTKGYFYQRARPEDILLARRVVAGERFSPANRALWFFMPTGACPAQWFGQWNTGRYKSHCFFSPLVSVCPTV, via the coding sequence TTGGCAGTGATTGCGTACAATCAGGCAGAAATCGAACTGCTTGCTCGATTAATGCGTGCTGAAGCGGAGGGGGATGGCCAACTAGGCATGCTCATGGTTGGCAATGTAGGGGTCAATCGGGTGCTTGGGGATTGTCTAGACTTTAAAGACATCCGTTCATTGGAACAAATGGTATTTCAACGACCGGGGGGATTTGAAGCAACGACGAAAGGTTATTTTTATCAACGAGCACGACCAGAAGATATCCTCCTTGCCAGACGTGTTGTGGCTGGAGAACGTTTCTCTCCTGCCAATCGTGCATTATGGTTTTTCATGCCTACGGGTGCCTGCCCTGCCCAGTGGTTCGGTCAGTGGAATACAGGCCGTTATAAATCACATTGTTTTTTCTCACCTCTCGTGAGTGTATGTCCAACGGTTTAA
- a CDS encoding spore coat protein GerQ: MVQYYWNPNFQQPNFFNQNPQQMVPPPVTIPTGRPTGLPQGEQSYIENILRLNIGKPGTFHFSFAHTLEQTLNVRNVDGVVKAAGRDHVIITETSSGHDFLFPMIYFDYAEFYEEMEYFPQTIGEREI; the protein is encoded by the coding sequence ATGGTCCAATATTACTGGAATCCAAATTTCCAACAACCGAATTTTTTTAATCAAAATCCACAACAAATGGTGCCACCGCCTGTCACAATACCAACCGGTAGGCCAACTGGATTGCCACAAGGTGAACAATCTTATATTGAAAACATTTTACGACTAAATATCGGAAAGCCAGGTACTTTTCATTTCTCTTTCGCACACACACTTGAACAGACGTTGAACGTAAGAAATGTTGACGGTGTAGTGAAGGCAGCCGGGCGGGATCACGTCATCATTACAGAGACGTCTAGTGGGCACGATTTCCTTTTCCCGATGATTTACTTTGATTACGCTGAATTCTATGAAGAGATGGAGTATTTCCCACAAACAATTGGAGAAAGAGAAATTTAA